A genomic window from Candidatus Bathyarchaeota archaeon includes:
- a CDS encoding histone deacetylase: protein MKQTPKTVLVYSPKYLWHKTGPRHPEVPSRLRVINRELKKSGILGNKNCFVVEPEPASINDLKLIHDIGYINVIKQVCSCGGGLIDEQDTVVSSKSYEVARLAAGGALKAVDYVMDKKYNNGFAFVRPPGHHAGFNYPMGFCVFNNVALAAAHLLKNFSLERVLILDIDAHHGNGTQEIFYNNQKVLYISMHEDPIEFPLTGFADEVGEGKGKGYSVNVPFPYGIDDKIFLTGFNEVVAPIIHQYKPQFILVSTGFDSHYSDPVGNLYVSSRSYMKIFDFVLEIAAKFCQGKIVSVLEGGYSMQFLGKLACAVTAKMADIPYFIDDKPYCAEPIVQKKAKFMLRQIKKSQSHFWDLK from the coding sequence GTGAAACAAACGCCAAAAACAGTTCTAGTTTATTCGCCAAAGTATCTATGGCACAAAACAGGACCCCGCCATCCTGAGGTTCCATCTCGTCTTCGGGTGATCAATAGGGAACTAAAGAAAAGCGGTATTCTAGGAAACAAGAACTGTTTTGTTGTTGAACCAGAACCAGCAAGCATTAACGATTTGAAATTAATTCATGATATTGGTTACATTAATGTAATTAAACAGGTTTGCAGTTGTGGAGGGGGACTGATAGATGAACAAGATACCGTGGTTTCATCTAAATCATACGAAGTAGCTCGTTTGGCTGCAGGGGGAGCTTTGAAAGCAGTTGATTATGTGATGGATAAAAAGTACAATAATGGTTTTGCTTTTGTTAGACCACCAGGGCATCATGCAGGTTTTAATTATCCCATGGGTTTTTGTGTTTTCAATAATGTTGCTTTAGCTGCAGCTCATTTGTTGAAGAATTTCAGTCTTGAACGTGTGCTAATTTTGGACATTGACGCCCATCATGGGAATGGAACCCAAGAAATTTTTTATAACAACCAGAAGGTGCTCTACATTAGCATGCATGAAGACCCCATCGAGTTTCCGTTAACAGGTTTTGCCGACGAAGTTGGGGAAGGAAAAGGCAAAGGATATTCTGTTAATGTTCCCTTTCCTTATGGGATCGATGATAAAATTTTTCTAACAGGTTTCAATGAGGTTGTGGCGCCAATAATTCACCAATACAAGCCTCAGTTCATTTTGGTTTCTACCGGATTTGACAGCCACTACTCGGATCCAGTAGGGAACTTGTATGTATCATCACGTAGTTACATGAAAATTTTTGATTTTGTTTTGGAGATCGCAGCAAAGTTTTGTCAAGGAAAAATTGTATCGGTTCTAGAGGGCGGTTATAGTATGCAGTTTCTTGGAAAACTTGCATGCGCAGTTACCGCAAAAATGGCTGATATTCCATACTTTATCGATGATAAACCGTATTGTGCAGAGCCAATAGTGCAAAAGAAGGCCAAGTTTATGTTAAGACAGATTAAAAAGAGTCAATCTCATTTTTGGGACTTGAAATGA